The DNA window AAATTATTTACGGTGATCGGGGCCTTATCTTGGAATAAATCTATGAGGATTGTTCCCCGATTAGTCGTTATTAACGCACGATAGTCGCTACCATCGGAAAGGATTTCCTGTGGCTCGGCAAACGAGCGAATTGGGTCCTCTGTGAGGGGTTGTACTGAACTATAATTTGAGTTACTCATTTTAATGTGCTCCCTTAGGATCAGTTTCGATACAGTACAGACATTTGGATAATTCGGTCTGGCATTGGGAAGAATCCAACAGCTGGTTTCCCTTCAATTGTACCTAGTATTCCAGTGAAATCTTGTATGGTGAATTTCGAACCGAAGGACGGTAGTTCACCAAGTCGATCTCTCAAAACGGTTTCTATCGAGGAATCACCATTCCCATCTAATTCAACACCGAGGGCCCTGAGGGAAGTTAGCGAATCGGTGATTGGTGCCATAATAGTGGGGGAGTTGGGGTCGATGCGGGTTAGGTTGGTGAGAGTATCTTCTCCTTCAATCACCGTTCCGAATACGGCGTGNCGATTATCTAACCAGGGTGTTGCAGTGAAGGTAATGAAGAATTGGCTTCCATTTGTATTTGGGCCAGCGTTGGCCATAGAGAGTATTCCGGGGCCTTTGTGTGTGAGNTCTGGGTGAAACTCGTCGGAGAACGTGTAACCCGGCCCGCCGGTTCCAGTGCCAGTTGGGTCTCCTGTCTGGGCCATGAAGTCCTCCAGTACTCTATGAAAAATGACTCCGTCGTAGTATCTATTGAGGGCCAAGAAGACAAAATTATTTACGGTGATCGGGGCCTTATCTTGGAATAAATCTATGAGGATTGTTCCCCGATTAGTCGTTATTAACGCACGATAGTCCTTACCATCTTTTATTACCTGTTCGGGCTTAGTGAATCCCGTTATTCGTTTTTCGCTGAAGGGCGGTAAAACCGAAAAATTGTCCGAATGTTCGATTTCTTCGGCGGCATTCTCCTTCGGCCCATTAACTGCAACAACATTACCCTGCCTCCCAGCTACCCAAAAGCCACTAAAAATAAGAAACATTGTGAAAAGTACGATTGCAAAAATGCGTGTCATCCGTTGATAGCACCCACTTTTTTTCGTTTTTTGGGGCGATGACCCCGCCGGGCCTTAATTAAACGTTCCCGATCTGCAGTTATGACGGTCCGGATAGAAGGAAGGGTTGCAACAATCGAACTGAGTTTCCGGGGGTTGACCCCAAGGCCTTCTAAAGAATAGTCGAATGTGCCGAATTCAGTAGTTACTCGAAACGTTATAGGAATGCTACCAGAATTGTTTTCTAGTTCCGTACGCAAAGTGCGTAATTGAGTCTCCTGCAGTTCACTTGAATCAAAGGAAATCAGGGCCAACTGGGGAAATTCCTTTTGGTTATCCCACCGATAAAGCCGGTCCAACACGATTCTTAAGCCGTCTCCATCTGAACTCACATCTACTACAAGGACGGCAGGCGCATCTTCCTCGAGAAGCTCATCGTATTCCTCTAAGGTCCGACTGAAGGCTACTATCTCGTGAGAACCAGATTGATCAGCAATGTCGAAGCGAGCCATCAAGGTTCCTTTCCTGGTAGTCCGCCTTGTCACATTTTGGAGTAGCCCTGATAAAACCAGTCGCGAACGTCCTTGAGTGTTATCGCCAGAAGATTGTTGTTCTAATTCGGCAACTGAACAGGTAGCAGCCTCACTAAGTCCAACATAGCTACCCATTGGATGTGCGCTTATGTACAGTCCTAGCGATTCCTTCTCCATTCTGAGTAGGTCGAGAAGAGTCAGGTTATCACCAGGAACCACTTCGGGCGGTTTGAAGTCCTCGATCTCAAAGAGAGCAAACTGACCTTGGTTAGCTTGAGCTCTTTGCTCAGTTCCCCACCTTAGTGCAGGTTCTAGATTGGCCAATAATTCATCACGCTTACCGATGTTATCAAAGGCTCCTGATTTCACGAGATATTCTAGAGCTCGTTTATTAACGATGCTGCTGTCTGTCCGACTGCAAAAATCATAGAGATCCTTAAAAGATCCACCGGTAGCTCTTTCACTTAAAATATGGTCAACTGCTAGATCCCCAACATTCTTAATTCCATATAGTCCAAATCTGATTAAACCATCAACTGGAGTGAAATCTGCACCAGAAATGTTTAGGTCGGGGGGTAGTACCTCCACGTTAAGGTGCTTGGCATCATTCACGTATTGAGCAATCTTTTCGGAGTTAGCTCGCTCTACGGTCAGAAGTGCAGCAGCGAATTCTAGGGGATAGTGGGCTTTTAGATAAGCCGTCTGGTAGGACAACAAGCCGTACGCCGCGCTATGACTCTTATTAAACCCATAATTAGCGAATTTTTCGAGTAAATCAAAAATCCTATCGGCTTCAGTTATAGGTAGGCCATGAGATTCGGCGCCTCTCCGAAAAACATCACGTTGCTCTTCCATTTCCGATACTTTCTTTTTTCCCATAGCCCGTCTTAAAATATCGGCTTGGCCTAAGGTATAACCAGCGACAGCTTGAGCGATCTGCATTATCTGTTCCTGATAAACGGGTATTCCGTAAGTTTCTTCTAATATGGGTGCCAGGAGATTTTTCGACTCTGGAAAATCGAGGTAAGCTACTTCTTCTTCGCCGTGATGACGCCGGATGTAGGTGGGAATGTTCTCCATAGGCCCTGGTCTATACAGCGCCGAAACCGCGATGAGATCTTGTATCCTACGGGGCCTGAGCTTTCGTAGTGTGTCTATCATTCCTGGGGATTCAAACTGGAAGACCCCAACGGCGTCGCCCCTTGAGAGCAATTCGAAAGTATCGACATCGTCCATCGGGAATTTATCCGGGTCAATAATATTTCCGGTCGTTTCTTCGACTATTTTGACTGTGGCCTCGATGAAAGATAACGTACGCAAACCGAGGAAATCCATTTTTATGAACCCCAGTTCTTCTACCGAGCCCATGTCGTACTGGCATACTAAAGGGCCATCTCCGGCGCGAAANACTGGGGCTAACTCTTGGATCGGTTCTTTGGCAATAATCACACCAGCTGCATGTACCGATGCGTGTCTCGTAAGCCCCTCCAAAGAGATCGCTACATCCATATATTGATTTGCTCCGGTATCGTACAGATTCTTTAGTTCGGTCACTTCATCCAAAGCCTGACGGATAGGGACTGATCTTCCAAAAACTACAGGTACCAGTTTAGAAACCCTGTCGGCATCAGAATAAGGAGCTTCCAGAACACGAGCTGCATCTCTTATAGCCGCCTTCGAGGCCATTGTTCCAAAAGTTGCGATATGGGCAACTTTATCTTCGCCGTATTTTTGTCTTACGTAATCGATTACTTCCCCTCGGCGCGTATCACTAAAATCGATGTCGAAATCGGGGAGAGAAATCCGGTCAGGATTCAAAAACCGTTCGAAAAGCAAATCGTATTCGAGTGGATCGATGTCAGTGATACGGAGGGCATAGGCCACAATTGAACCAGCACCAGAACCACGACCTNGACCTACAGCAATTCGGTTGTCCTTTGCCCAGTTAATGAAGTCCGCGACGATCAAAAAATAGTCTGGAAAGCCCATGGCAATGATTACTCCAAGCTCATATTCAGCTCGGGCTAANTTCGCAAAGGCACCTGGATTGGCCTGTTTGGCTTCAAATTTCTCGAGGTGAGGGTATTGATATTGATCATATGTTTTGCCTTCAACATTAGCTAGCCGGCCATCTTCACCGAGCCTGGCTAATTCCAATAGGTTTTGATCCAATTCCTCCGTTGGTTCAATGCCGCCTGTCCGCAAATACGATTCAAACACCGATGGGGTGAGGACGTCGGGATAGCGTTGCATGAGGCCTAGGTATGTGGTGATGCGTAATTCTTCAGCTAATGTTCGGCCTTCGGGAAGGTTAACCTCGGGCATTTGATAAACCCGGCGGCTACCTATTGGTAGATCTACATTGCACCGGGCTACTACTTCTAGGGTGTTGCTAAGGGCACTAGGATAGTCTGCTTCGGGGACGGCCTTGGCCATCTCTTCTGGAGTCTTGACAAAAAATTCCTCACAAGGAAACCGGAATCGATCGGGATCTGAAAGAGTTGTTTTCGTTTGGATTGCCAGCAAAGCCTCGTGCGCTTTTGCATCTTCTTTCCGGACGTAGTGTCCATCGTTAGTCGCTACCATCCCAAGACCGTGACGATTTGCTAGGTCCTTAAGGATAGGGTTGAGTTCCCGCTGCTCTGGAAGCCCGTGATCCTGAAGTTCTATAAAAAAATCTTCACCGAATACAGCGAGGTATTGTTCTAAAAGCCTCTCGCCTTCATCGAGGCCAATATCTAACAATGTTCTGGGAAGTTGAGCCCCAAGACATCCAGATAGAGCAATTATCCCGCTCCCATGTTCTTCGAGAAGCTCATGATCGATTCGCGGTTTCATGTAAAAGCCCTCGAGATATGCTCTACTCGACAGCCGACAAAGATTTTGATATCCCTCAAAGTTTTTAGCTAGTAAGGTGAGATGAAAATGGCCGCCGTCAATTTCGTTGCTGGGCCGTTTTTTTTCGAACCTAGAGCCAGCTGCAATATAGGCTTCGAGCCCGAGAACTGGCTTCACTCCTTCTGAAACAGCTGTTTTATAGAATTCCACTGCGCCATGCATGTTTCCGTGATCAGTCATTGCTAGAGCAGGTTGGTCCGGCGAAACTTCCTTAACCCAATTTACGAGATCTTTGATCCGGGCAGCTCCGTCAAGAAGACTATAAGCGGTGTGCTGATGCAGGTGAGCAAAACCCGGGGTGGTACTCATACCCCAAGTTTAACCGGTAACCCGAATTAATATTATCGGTTCGGTTTTATGCTGGGCTCAAAGGCCGATTAGGGTTACCCGAGGGAAAAACGCCCTTAAGTTAACCTTGAGCCTAAAATCGGGAGTATGCCTCGAGGAACAAGTTGTTTGCCTTAAACTAAATATTGGAGTGTCGTACGGAGGTGGAAATACAGAAATGCGGAAGCTAAACATTTGGTCCTGCCTAGAACCGAGTGCGGTCTCCGCTGGAAAAAGGCCCAATGGCATGAGAGCTTGATTGGCCGCATCCTGGTCTCAGGAGCTTATTTCCTAAACGGCCGTTTAGGAAGAAGAAGCCTAGAGGTTCCGTTGACACGTTTACAGGCCTGTGATAGCTTCGAGGTCTTGTGGCGCCGTAGCCAAGCGGTAAGGCAGAGGTCTGCAAAACCTCCATCACCGGTTCGATTCCGGTCGGCGCCTCCATAGCCTGTGCAAAGGCGCGTAGCTCAGTGGGAGAGCGCTACACTGACACTGTAGAGGTCGGCAGTTCAATCCTGCCCGCGCCTACCAAAGTTTTACAAGAACATTTTTGCAGTTAACGTCCCCATTTTTTTTGGAAGCGGCTGGTAACTAAGTTAAGTATTCGAATTTAAGAAGTATCTAAGGGTTTAACGGTCCACTTGCCTGGCGAAGGATTTTGAATCAAAGGCTTGTTTTGGGTTTTGTGGGAAGTAAGGCGCCCAACCAAACTCCAACGAGGACCACAGAAGCGCCGATAATAAACAGCCAGGTGATGCGTTCGCCCGCGAATGAAGTAGCTAGGATTACAGTGACCAAAGGAATCAGAACAAACATGTAGGCGGTTGCGGATGCTGTCCAACGTTTCAGGACGTATAAATAAAGGACGAAAGTTATCAAAGTGGTGCCGATCGATAGGTACGTAAGAAGCCACCAGGTACCCGCGGTAGATGGGAGAATCCAGGGTTCTCTTACTATTGCTGAAATGGTTACGATTATCGCTGTACCTACGGTACAAGACACAGTGATGACCGCTATGGGATCCAGGTTCGCGAAGGGCTTTATTAAGACGCTGCTTTCGGCCATTAGGGCTGCTGCTAATACAAGACCAAGAAGTCGAATAATCGATAAGTCACCACTAACGGTGGCGCTAAAAATAATTGCTATCCCAGTGACGGCAATAATTGCCCCAATGAGGTTCCGGAGATGTAGGGTTTCTAAACGATGCAAAACTGCAAAAAATAAGGTTAATAGAGGGGCT is part of the Trueperaceae bacterium genome and encodes:
- a CDS encoding DNA polymerase III subunit alpha, with product MSTTPGFAHLHQHTAYSLLDGAARIKDLVNWVKEVSPDQPALAMTDHGNMHGAVEFYKTAVSEGVKPVLGLEAYIAAGSRFEKKRPSNEIDGGHFHLTLLAKNFEGYQNLCRLSSRAYLEGFYMKPRIDHELLEEHGSGIIALSGCLGAQLPRTLLDIGLDEGERLLEQYLAVFGEDFFIELQDHGLPEQRELNPILKDLANRHGLGMVATNDGHYVRKEDAKAHEALLAIQTKTTLSDPDRFRFPCEEFFVKTPEEMAKAVPEADYPSALSNTLEVVARCNVDLPIGSRRVYQMPEVNLPEGRTLAEELRITTYLGLMQRYPDVLTPSVFESYLRTGGIEPTEELDQNLLELARLGEDGRLANVEGKTYDQYQYPHLEKFEAKQANPGAFAXLARAEYELGVIIAMGFPDYFLIVADFINWAKDNRIAVGXGRGSGAGSIVAYALRITDIDPLEYDLLFERFLNPDRISLPDFDIDFSDTRRGEVIDYVRQKYGEDKVAHIATFGTMASKAAIRDAARVLEAPYSDADRVSKLVPVVFGRSVPIRQALDEVTELKNLYDTGANQYMDVAISLEGLTRHASVHAAGVIIAKEPIQELAPVFRAGDGPLVCQYDMGSVEELGFIKMDFLGLRTLSFIEATVKIVEETTGNIIDPDKFPMDDVDTFELLSRGDAVGVFQFESPGMIDTLRKLRPRRIQDLIAVSALYRPGPMENIPTYIRRHHGEEEVAYLDFPESKNLLAPILEETYGIPVYQEQIMQIAQAVAGYTLGQADILRRAMGKKKVSEMEEQRDVFRRGAESHGLPITEADRIFDLLEKFANYGFNKSHSAAYGLLSYQTAYLKAHYPLEFAAALLTVERANSEKIAQYVNDAKHLNVEVLPPDLNISGADFTPVDGLIRFGLYGIKNVGDLAVDHILSERATGGSFKDLYDFCSRTDSSIVNKRALEYLVKSGAFDNIGKRDELLANLEPALRWGTEQRAQANQGQFALFEIEDFKPPEVVPGDNLTLLDLLRMEKESLGLYISAHPMGSYVGLSEAATCSVAELEQQSSGDNTQGRSRLVLSGLLQNVTRRTTRKGTLMARFDIADQSGSHEIVAFSRTLEEYDELLEEDAPAVLVVDVSSDGDGLRIVLDRLYRWDNQKEFPQLALISFDSSELQETQLRTLRTELENNSGSIPITFRVTTEFGTFDYSLEGLGVNPRKLSSIVATLPSIRTVITADRERLIKARRGHRPKKRKKVGAING
- a CDS encoding peptidylprolyl isomerase, with amino-acid sequence MSNSNYSSVQPLTEDPIRSFAEPQEILSDGSDYRALITTNRGTILIDLFQDKAPITVNN